A region from the Stygiolobus caldivivus genome encodes:
- a CDS encoding stage II sporulation protein M has translation MKLLRPLTLFIIIFLGEIGLFLLFSSFYNPSLASQYGGLTVVYNNLVYEPYFIVLFSIFLHNLSVATLDFIPLFGLAMLVFSIIETGLVVAINGSIVGTPGLTISLYLFTLPHSWLELPAYAVASASGIYFIFDASSNGLRKATIRLFYMYLMVAVELLIAASFEAGEIVDKSYGLLPYLYWIPAIPAFYFLIVFYKYFQRLADSS, from the coding sequence ATGAAGTTGTTGCGTCCATTAACGTTATTTATTATAATTTTTCTTGGTGAGATAGGGCTATTTCTATTGTTTTCTTCGTTCTACAACCCGTCTCTGGCGTCTCAATATGGTGGGCTTACCGTAGTTTATAATAATCTCGTCTACGAACCATATTTTATAGTCCTTTTCAGTATTTTCTTACATAACCTATCCGTAGCTACACTGGATTTTATCCCTTTATTTGGTCTCGCGATGTTAGTATTCAGTATAATTGAAACGGGTCTGGTAGTAGCCATAAACGGGTCTATAGTAGGTACCCCGGGGTTAACAATATCTCTTTACCTTTTTACTTTGCCTCATTCATGGTTAGAGTTACCTGCTTATGCAGTAGCTTCTGCCAGCGGTATTTATTTTATTTTTGACGCTAGCAGTAACGGGTTAAGAAAGGCGACTATAAGGTTGTTTTACATGTACCTGATGGTTGCGGTAGAACTTTTAATTGCAGCCAGTTTTGAAGCTGGTGAAATTGTAGATAAATCTTATGGTCTACTCCCTTACTTATATTGGATCCCAGCAATTCCGGCATTTTATTTCTTAATTGTTTTCTATAAATATTTTCAGAGATTAGCGGATAGTAGCTAG